A genomic window from Salvelinus namaycush isolate Seneca chromosome 5, SaNama_1.0, whole genome shotgun sequence includes:
- the LOC120047909 gene encoding rho-related GTP-binding protein RhoG-like yields MQNVKCVVVGDGAVGKTCLLISYTTNAFPEEYIPTVFDNYSAQMTVDGRIISLNLWDTAGQEEYDRLRTLSYPQSNVFVICFSIGSPSSHANVRHKWHSEVSHHCPSVPILLVGTKSDLRNDGETVKKLKEQGLAPITKQQGNSIAKQIGAMKYMECSALTQEGVREVFTEAVRAVLYPVTKKNAKKCVLL; encoded by the exons ATGCAGAACGTAAAGTGTGTAGTGGTGGGGGACGGTGCCGTGGGTAAAACATGCCTCCTCATCTCCTACACCACCAACGCTTTCCCCGAGGAGTACATCCCCACCGTGTTTGACAACTACAGcgcccag ATGACGGTTGACGGCCGCATCATCAGCCTCAACCTGTGGGACACAGCCGGACAAGAGGAGTACGACCGCCTCCGTACTCTCTCATACCCCCAATCCAACGTCTTCGTTATCTGTTTCTCCATCGGGAGTCCTTCATCCCACGCCAACGTCCGCCACAAGTGGCACTCGGAGGTGTCTCACCACTGCCCCAGCGTGCCCATCCTCCTAGTGGGGACCAAGAGTGACCTGAGGAATGATGGGGAGACGGTGAAGAAGCTGAAGGAGCAGGGTTTAGCTCCCATCACAAAGCAACAGGGGAACAGCATCGCTAAGCAGATAGGAGCGATGAAGTACATGGAGTGTtccgctctgacgcaggaaggggTCAGGGAAGTGTTCACCGAGGCAGTACGGGCCGTGTTGTATCCCGTTACCAAAAAGAATGCAAAGAAGTGTGTACTGTTGTAA